The DNA window TGAATTTGCAATGTCATTCTTTTAAAAGATGTTTGTGGAAATTGATACTGCACACAAAACACGCAATGTATTTACACCTAAGATTGGATTTCATGGTTCTGTCAACCATTTTTAACGCAATGTCATTGAAGATTCTTAACTCAAAATgaccatttgaaaaaaaataaaattcaagtttCCATTGAGGAAGAAGGTCTTTCTTTAGCCTTTTCCTTGATTGTAGACATTCTTTACCACGTATTTCTAGGCTGTGtgcttttgcttttcattcCTTCCATGTAGGTCCCTTCTGCAGCTGTTATTTAACTTCCAGTCTTTCATAACTATCAGCTTATCCTATGGCACTTTGCATTGTTCTGCATTATTAACCTTGAATAAAGTTATTAAGAGTTGATCGTGGGTCGATGGGTAGAGGTCATATTTCCGACTCTCTACGATATGACCTCTGATCCAGTGCCCTGGTGGCCTGCAAACGTTCAAACTCATGTCGGCTGTTCCGATCCGGACTGAGGTTTGCCAGTACCCTACTTCCACCacccacttcctgctcctcatcATCGCGGCTTAGGAAGGCCAGTTCATTTTCATAACAGAAGGAGTTGGAGCTGGGAACTAGGAACTTGCTCTCCACCATTTCCTTGGCACTGCAGCGGGGGGTGGATGGTACCTCGTAGGTTTTGTGAAAGTGAGAGTAATCCACCTTGTACACGTTCTTCTCCTCAAACAAGACTGGCTCAAAGCGGTGACCCCAAAAGATCTCTGAAGACAAGTAAGAACTACGAGCCTGTGTGGTCATAGCGGTTGCTTCAACCATACCTTCTAAGATGACTACAATCTCAAAGTCTGATGTCTCCAAGTCCTGTTTGCTGATCCCAAAAAGGGGACTCTCCTCATCTATCTCATGGAGAATAGTGATGGGTGAAACCAAGAAAATCCTGTCCAAGCCTTTATCGAAGCCCACGTTTATGTCTATCTGATCTAGAGGAATATATTCCCCCTCATCAGTGATCCGAGGTTTGATGAGCTGTGCCCTGACATGGGCTTCTACAATGTGACTCTTGCGAAGGTTCCCTACCCTCCACATGAGACACAGTTTTCCATCCCGCATGGCAATGACGGCATTGTGGCTAAACAACAGTGTTTCTGCCCGCTTCTTAGGCCTCGCCATCTTGGCCATGATAGCCCCTATCATAAAGCAGTCAATAATGCAGCCCACTA is part of the Antennarius striatus isolate MH-2024 chromosome 21, ASM4005453v1, whole genome shotgun sequence genome and encodes:
- the kcnj12a gene encoding ATP-sensitive inward rectifier potassium channel 12 gives rise to the protein MSVGRSNRYSIVSSEEEGLRLTTMHGMNGFGNGKIHTRRKCRNRFVKKNGQCNVQFANMEDKSQRYMADIFTTCVDIRWRWMLVVFTLVFVISWLAFGLAFWVIALLHGDLDNPAGDDNFTPCVLQVNGFIAAFLFSIETQSTIGYGYRCVTEECPVAVFMVVFQSIVGCIIDCFMIGAIMAKMARPKKRAETLLFSHNAVIAMRDGKLCLMWRVGNLRKSHIVEAHVRAQLIKPRITDEGEYIPLDQIDINVGFDKGLDRIFLVSPITILHEIDEESPLFGISKQDLETSDFEIVVILEGMVEATAMTTQARSSYLSSEIFWGHRFEPVLFEEKNVYKVDYSHFHKTYEVPSTPRCSAKEMVESKFLVPSSNSFCYENELAFLSRDDEEQEVGGGSRVLANLSPDRNSRHEFERLQATRALDQRSYRRESEI